The Moorena producens PAL-8-15-08-1 genomic interval CTGGCTTAATTCATTGATAGTTTTAGAGTCAACGATGTGATTAACCGAGCTTACTATAACCCACAAATTTATCTTAATCTAATATGATTATCATTTTTATATGACTAATTATTATATCTTCTTATATCCCTTATCAGGTAATAGATATATCAGGTAATAGATAATCGGGAATTGGTCTGGGGGTAATACAAGCACCCCAAAATACTGACCAGCTTTAACTTTACCAGCTCTAACTTTACACCAGCTTTAGGTTTAAGGTCACTATGCTCCACAACTATATATAGACAATCATGAGCATAGTTTCAATTAATCAGAACTCAATTACTGAGAACTAACTCCGTGATTATTCCCTCCAAGTTGGATAAAAATCAGGTTAATAAATTGCATAACTGAATTGGCTAAAACCAATCTAAATAAGGATTATAGCCGACAGTTCATCTTTCAATCCTTTCCAGCACAGTTTAATGATCCAGCGAAAGCTTTTTATAAATTCTTTACGTGCCGGAAATTAAGTTCACAAAGTCTTTAAGTAATCTATACGTATAATTACGCTGACTTTATAATTAATAGCGAATTTTTGGCTTATTCTTAATCTATAAATGTAAGTATTAAGTCGTCTGCTAACGCCCTAACCGCATCCTAGCATTGCCAGCTATCAGCAATGGTCTGAACTTAATGCTTACCTATAAATAGGGATTTTTTCCGGATAAAAAATGATATAAAGGAAAGTTTTTACCATTCTTTATAATCATTTTCCGGATTTTGTGTTGGCACCCATAAATATCTGTGAACACTGTTGACTACAACAATGACAACACTAGTATCAGAACAATTATTGTGCCTTTAATTTCCCAAATTTAACCGCAAATTTAGGCAATTCAAAAAAACTTCGCTGAAAATTATGAAAATGAACAAAACCATTGCTAAAAAATTAGCACTCTTCGCTACAGTAACCAGTTCCGTTCTCGCTGCTGCACCAAGTTTGGCTGCTACTTTCGCTTTGTCTAAAGGATCCTTCGACTTGAGAAACTTTAGTACTGATCCTCTAGAAGTCGTTACCCTGGCTGAAGCCGACACTTTTGTGATTTCAACTGGGGGTGATGTGATTGCTGAGGCGAACGCGCAGTCAACTTTTAACCCTGATTCACTCGATCCACTAAAACGAGCTCGTAATAAATCTTTGAGTACCGCTGAGGGTGAAGGAAGCAACTACCGTGGTGTAGCGGAAAGTTTTGCTGGACTTATCGGTTACAACTTCTTTGTCGATGCAGGGGAAACCTTTTCTTTCGATTTCAATGGTTTTCTGGATCTAATCACATTAATCGACAATCCACCTGCCGAAAGTGCAAGTGCTTCTGGCACCGTAGCTTTAGAGTTATATCACAGCGATGACTTAAGTACTCCCATCGACTTCTTCGCTCTCTCTGGTAATTTAGAAACTCTAGGAGATGATGATTTCCTTGAGTCTGCTCACAGTGAAAATGTGTTTGCTGATAACGACTTTACTAAGTTGTTTGGAGGAACAGAGGAATTTGCTCTGGCTGATGTTCAGGGTTATTATGAGCGCACTTTCGAGACAGCAACTTATTTGACCTTAGTTGAAGCTAAAACGAATAAGGCAACCGTTAAAGCTCCTGAATCGTCAAACTTGCTAGGCTTACTTTTCTTAGGTTTACTGAGCATTGGATACCGATTAAAAACCCAAAATTTTACTGATAAATCAAAATTATTAAGGGATTAATCATACTATTAAGTATAATCAATTTCGGTTAATCACATATCAACTATTTCCTGGATTGTTGCTAATTATAAATTAGTAATCGGTAATGGTAAATCGTCAACTACCAATTACTAATTTACCAATCATTAGTTACCATATTATATCAGGAATATGATAATTAGTCAACCGGATTTGATAGAATTAGTCATTAGGTAGCAAAAATACCGCTAGTGGGAGCATTTTGCTCCCTTATTTTTTTCCTGATTTTGCTTCCTTATCTTTGACCGTAGAAGATGCAAAGCTAGAGCTGGAACTTCTACTATAACTCCTGCCCGACTCTCTGGTCACAGTAACCTCTTGACTGGTGTTTGCTTGCTCACCAGATGCAAATGTCCTACTTTCGGCTTGGACTACTATATTTCCATCTGGTGAAACTATCCATTTTCTGATTATCCGGGAGCGAATCATAATTTAATGCCTCCATGGCTTTGTTGATTGAGATTTACCTACTTTAAAGGGTAAGCATTCAGCTGATAGCACCTCAAGTAGCGGATTAGCTTACTTACCCATTACCCATTACCCTCAATCATGCCACTACTGACCCAACGCCTCGGCAGTTTGACTCTCAACATTATCAACCATAGTGTCACTATGAAGCATATAGTTGAGTTCACGATTGAGCCAATCCTGAAACAGTCTATCCAATATCTCGTCGTACCTTTCTGGTGTTAATTCAGCAGGGATAAACCTTTCTACCATCAAGATATGATAACCCTGAGGAGTTTTGACGGGATTGACCACTTGTCCAATAGGTACACCAAAGACAATCGCTGCTATATCTGTACGTAAATTCCAACGGTAAAGCTTTCCTTCAAAACCGCACTTCTGTCGGCGTTCCTCATCAATGTCGTAGATATGAGCTGCTTGATAAAAGCTAATTTCTTTTTCTTCAATTTGATAGAATAGTTCTTGGGCAAGTTTCTCGTTAGCTACAATAATTTGATAGAGCAAGATTTGGTCAAAATCTAGTCGGTTTTGACCAAAAAACTTTTCTACGTCTTTATCAAATAGACACTTGGATAACTTTTTAGCTAGCAATTGCTGACGAATTCCGGCTTCCCAGTCATCAGAAGTAATCATATTATCCGCTAGCCAAGCTAGAGTGTCTGAAGCTTTCTCCAAGCGATTTTCGTGACGGAATTTATCTGCCTCTTCCTGAATTTCTTCGGCGGTGACGGTTAAGTTTCTTTCCGCAGCAGATCGATTAATGACTTTTTGATACAAAATTTTCTCAGAGACGTCTTTGAGCTGGATTTCTCGTTTCAGAAACTCAGTAATTTCCTGTGGTTCAAGGGATGCTCTAGAAAGAATAGTCATGGTTAGGTTTTCCTAGCTCAGATTTTAGCTGATAGAGTAATGGGGCAATATATGGGACAACGGATGAGTGAACAGATGTAAGGGATAGGCTGATTCCGACTACTTATCAAGGTGATTCTTACTACTTATCAATCTTATCCTAAAATTGCATCAGATACTGTGATGAAATCATCATTAGTTAGGGTGGTTGCACCCTGTCCATCTACGGTTCCTTTGACTACAGCTAGAATATCGTTATTGAATTTAACCAAAGTGGCATCAGCAATGCCATTACCAGTGCTATCAAATACGTCTAAGACAATATCGTCTACTAAGACTTCGACTGTCAGACCAATCTTATCTCCTTCAAATTTATTGAAGTCAGTGATTTGATCAGCTAATCCTGGATCAGTGATCGGGTTAGTTTCTTGGGTTAGAACAAATGTATCACCACCATTCCAGCCTGTGAGGCTATCTAGCCCTATGCCACCAACCAGGAAGTCTTCCCCATCACCACCATCTAAGCTATCATTCCCTGCTCCACCCAGTAAAATATCATTGCCATCCTTGCCATTAATACTATCGTTACCTTGGTTTCCTTTCAGGAGGTCATCCCCTGCTTCTCCGGAAATCTGATCATTGCCTTGCAGTCCCTGAATTTGGTCGTTGCTGTTGTCACCGACTAGTTCGTCATCCCCTTCAGTACCAATGATAGTGTTGTC includes:
- a CDS encoding peptidylprolyl isomerase, with protein sequence MTILSRASLEPQEITEFLKREIQLKDVSEKILYQKVINRSAAERNLTVTAEEIQEEADKFRHENRLEKASDTLAWLADNMITSDDWEAGIRQQLLAKKLSKCLFDKDVEKFFGQNRLDFDQILLYQIIVANEKLAQELFYQIEEKEISFYQAAHIYDIDEERRQKCGFEGKLYRWNLRTDIAAIVFGVPIGQVVNPVKTPQGYHILMVERFIPAELTPERYDEILDRLFQDWLNRELNYMLHSDTMVDNVESQTAEALGQ
- a CDS encoding calcium-binding protein, giving the protein MRITTINGNSTVRGTQGNDELTGGDGDDVLIGGFGTDTVTGGNGSDTFVLGLETTSPITDPSLADVITDFNAAEGDKISVTGGLSGEDILLEVFDSNGDSTADGTLVKLASSPDNGILALVQGTVNAQGETTLTSADFITTYDNTIIGTEGDDELVGDNSNDQIQGLQGNDQISGEAGDDLLKGNQGNDSINGKDGNDILLGGAGNDSLDGGDGEDFLVGGIGLDSLTGWNGGDTFVLTQETNPITDPGLADQITDFNKFEGDKIGLTVEVLVDDIVLDVFDSTGNGIADATLVKFNNDILAVVKGTVDGQGATTLTNDDFITVSDAILG